From one Magnolia sinica isolate HGM2019 chromosome 18, MsV1, whole genome shotgun sequence genomic stretch:
- the LOC131232388 gene encoding uncharacterized protein LOC131232388, giving the protein MSFVVPSRSVSISLSVVYAKCYKVQRRALWSELEILDRSTQGAWAIVVDFNAVASPEERRGSWGVDRSSIQEFAEMIHNSGLIDAGFVGNRFTWCSNDKEMLVFGLGWTKCFLTPLGCPSSNCFVSNTFLLIQKAWSGNCSPHSMINVQLKLKKTKQLLKMWNKETFGNIFQQIKIAEEELEGIDSHLQSSPSEELSRQYIKAQKKLHHLKIMEEAF; this is encoded by the exons ATGTCCTTCGTTGTTCCTTCCCGGTCCGTGTCCATTTCTCTCTCGGTTGTCTACGCGAAATGCTACAAAGTCCAAAGGAGAGCTCTCTGGAGTGAGCTGGAGATCCTGGATAGATCAACTCAAGGTGCCTGGGCCATTGTTGTGGACTTCAATGCGGTGGCCAGTCCCGAGGAGAGACGGGGGAGCTGGGGGGTTGATAGATCAAGTATACAGGAGTTCGCTGAGATGATTCACAACTCGGGCCTTATTGATGCAGGGTTTGTCGGAAATCGGTTCACTTGGTGCAGTAACGACAAGGAAATGCTCGTGTTTGGGCTAGGTTGGACAAAGTGCTTCTTAACTCCTCTTGGGTGTCCGAGTTCCAACTGTTTTGTGTCGAACACCTTCCTC cttattcaAAAGGCTTGGAGTGGCAATTGCTCCCCTCATTCGATGATTAATGTCCAGCTCAaattgaaaaaaacaaaacaactctTAAAGATGTGGAACAAGGAAACGTTTGGCAATATCTTCCAGCAGATCAAGATAGCTGAAGAAGAGCTGGAAGGAATCGACTCTCATTTGCAATCTAGCCCTTCTGAGGAGCTCTCCCGCCAATACATTAAAGCCCAAAAAAAGCTCCATCATCTGAAGATCATGGAGGAGGCTTTCTAG